Within Nitrospirota bacterium, the genomic segment TGGGAGACCTCGCCGTCAACATAGCGGAGCGCGCCCTGGAGCTCAACGAGGAGCCGCTGCTGAAGCCCTACATCGATATTCCCCGGATGAGCCAGATCTCGCAGGGCATGACGAGGGACGCCCTCGACGCCTTTGTGGAGCGGGACAAGCGGCTTGCGATGGACGTGATCATGCGGGACGATGAAGTGGACGACCTCAAGCACCAGATCCTGCAGGAGCTGCTCTTCTTCATGGTGCAGGACCCGAGCACCGCGACGAGGGCGATGAAGATCAGCTTCGTGGCCCAGTATCTGGAGCGCATCGCGGACCACGCGACGAACATCGCCGAGATGGTCATCTACCTGGTCGCCGGCAAGATCATCCGCCACATGCAGCACCCCGAGGAAGAGACCGCGAAGTAGTCACCGTCTCCCGGCGAGGAAGGCGGCGATCCCGTCGAGGGAGGCGACCGTATCGGCTGCGCCCAGCTCTATCGCCTTGCGCGGCATGCCGAAGACGATGGACGATGCTTCATCCTGGGCGAGCGTAGCGGCTCCTGCCTGTTTCATGGCGAGCAGTCCCCGGGCGCCGTCTTCCCCCATGCCCGTCAGGATAACCCCCACGGCATTCTTGCCCGCCTCCCTGGCTACGGAACGGAAGAGCACGTCCACCGAGGGCTTGACGAAGTTCACCGGCGGGCCGTCCATGAGCTCCGTGTAGTACAAGGCCCCGCGCCGTACGACGGTCATATGCACGCCGCCCGGGGCGATCAGGACCATCCCGCGTACGATGCGGTCGCCGGAGGACGCCTCTTTCACGTCCACGCGCGAAAGGGTGTCGAGACGCTCGGCAAAGGAGCGGGTAAAGACAGGGGGCATATGCTGGACGACGACGATACCGGGGGTCTCTTCCGGCAGGGCCGCGATGATCGCGGTGAGGGCCTGGGTGCCTCCTGTCGAGGCGCCGATGGCGATCATTGTATCGGTCGTCGCCATTCTCTGCGGGTCGAACTGCCGGGACAGGGGCCTGGACCGCTCCAGAGGCGGGGTCCGGTGGCGCGCCCGGACGGTTACCTGAGCCGCGACGCGTATCTTGCTGACGATCTCTTCACTCAGCCGGGTAATGCCGTTCGTGATATCGCTGCCCGGCTTTTCGACAAAATCGACAGCGCCGAGCTCGAGCGCCTTCAGGGTCGTTTCACACCCGCGGTGAGTGAGCGCGCTGACCATGA encodes:
- a CDS encoding PhoU domain-containing protein encodes the protein GDLAVNIAERALELNEEPLLKPYIDIPRMSQISQGMTRDALDAFVERDKRLAMDVIMRDDEVDDLKHQILQELLFFMVQDPSTATRAMKISFVAQYLERIADHATNIAEMVIYLVAGKIIRHMQHPEEETAK
- a CDS encoding chemotaxis response regulator protein-glutamate methylesterase, which codes for MTRKKIRVLVIDDSAVVRHLLTEILNQTGDIEVVGTAQDPIFALSKIQNLEPDVLTLDVEMPRMDGLAFLEQLMSTRPLPVIMVSALTHRGCETTLKALELGAVDFVEKPGSDITNGITRLSEEIVSKIRVAAQVTVRARHRTPPLERSRPLSRQFDPQRMATTDTMIAIGASTGGTQALTAIIAALPEETPGIVVVQHMPPVFTRSFAERLDTLSRVDVKEASSGDRIVRGMVLIAPGGVHMTVVRRGALYYTELMDGPPVNFVKPSVDVLFRSVAREAGKNAVGVILTGMGEDGARGLLAMKQAGAATLAQDEASSIVFGMPRKAIELGAADTVASLDGIAAFLAGRR